One genomic region from Daphnia magna isolate NIES linkage group LG10, ASM2063170v1.1, whole genome shotgun sequence encodes:
- the LOC116932214 gene encoding uncharacterized protein LOC116932214 yields the protein MGLYAVQFGKKTCVIPLESMMWALIVISFLHPICAAAVNRHLTDDSDSSDQSTYEPSMYYKMYASHYEVTTYEYTYPRVHADAISYSSYEADSPVYITTSSRPRLINKHAKMGVVHASYTKVPKAIDSRDLL from the exons ATGGGTCTGTACGCGGTTCAGTTTGGCAAGAAGACGTGCGTGATTCCATTG GAATCGATGATGTGGGCATTGATTGTAATCTCGTTTCTTCATCCGATTTGCGCCGCAGCTGTCAACAGGCACTTGACCGACGACTCTGATAGTTCCGACCAATCGACTTACGAGCCGTCCATGTATTACAAAATGTACGCTAGTCATTACGAAGTAACCACCTACGAATATACGTATCCACGTGTTCACGCTGACGCCATTTCGTACTCGTCCTACGAGGCTGATTCGCCTGTTTACATCACTACATCATCACGACCTCGTCTCATCAATAAACACGCCAAGATGGGCGTAGTTCACGCGAGCTATACCAAAGTTCCAAAAGCAATCGACAGCCGTGATTTACTGTGA
- the LOC123477138 gene encoding uncharacterized protein DDB_G0271670-like yields MAFIRFFVIAVLISNCAADLIDKDIDYAVSAQWSKFMARLTRTLGHQQPKERELNLPEERPTVDERQDAADNTASDGTKASSSTDVKASSSSSSSSSSSSSGSGSNSNNNSNTSSSSTGGSSSSSSSSSSSSSG; encoded by the exons ATGGCCTTCATTCGTTTCTTCGTCATAGCAGTTTTGATTTCAAACTGCGCTGCTGATTTAATCGACAAAGACATCGATTATGCCGTTAGTGCGCAATGGTCAAAGTTTATG GCTCGACTGACGAGAACGCTAGGCCATCAACAACCCAAAGAACGTGAACTGAATTTGCCCGAAGAAAGGCCTACTGTCGATGAACGACAAGACGCTGCTGACAACACGGCGAGCGATGGAACTAAAGCCTCTAGCAGTACCGATGTTAAAGCcagcagtagcagtagcaGTAGCAGTAGCAGTAGCAGTAGCGGTAGCGGTAGCAATAGCAACAACAATAGTAATACTAGCAGTAGCAGCACAGGCGGTTCGAGCAGTAGCAGTAGCAGCAGTAGCAGCAGTAGCAGTGGCTAG
- the LOC123477139 gene encoding extensin-2-like, giving the protein MAAPSYYEPVYYTEDPRYYSAPSYYETEAPAYYTKASEYYTEAPKYYAAPSYTTTAASYYTTEAAKYYVAPTYYSQTAPSYYAEPTYYTEAPRYYAAPEYYTEAQKYYSPPSYYSEAPKYYTTKAPEYYTTKKAEYYTTTYAAPSYHTEKYYATKAPEYYTTKAPEYYTTKAPEYYTTKAPEYYTTKAPEYYTTKAPEYYTTKAPEYYTTKAPEYYTTKAPEYYTTKAPEYYTTKAPKYYSAPAY; this is encoded by the exons ATGG CTGCCCCTTCGTACTACGAACCTGTCTACTACACCGAAGACCCGAGGTACTACAGCGCTCCCAGCTACTACGAGACTGAGGCTCCTGCCTACTACACAAAGGCATCCGAATACTACACCGAAGCGCCCAAGTATTATGCTGCTCCAAGCTACACCACAACAGCTGCCTCTTACTACACTACTGAAGCTGCCAAGTATTACGTAGCCCCAACTTACTACTCACAGACTGCTCCTTCCTACTATGCAGAGCcgacttactacactgaggctcctcGATACTACGCTGCTCCAGAgtactacaccgaagctcaGAAATACTACTCTCCTCCGTCTTATTACAGCGAAGCCCcgaagtactacaccaccaaggcacCTGAGTACTATACTACCAAGAAggccgagtactacaccacaaccTATGCAGCCCCTAGCTATCACACTGAAAAATACTAcgccaccaaggctcccgagtactacaccaccaaggctcccgagtactac accaccaaggctcccgagtactacaccaccaaggctcccgagtactacaccaccaaggctcccgagtactacaccaccaaggctcccgagtactacaccaccaaggctcccgagtactacaccaccaaggctcccgagtactacaccaccaaggctcccgagtactacaccaccaaggctcccgagtactacaccaccaaggctcccaaATATTATTCTGCCCCGGCCTATTAG
- the LOC123476813 gene encoding keratin, type II cytoskeletal 68 kDa, component IB-like: MNKVLISLALFLAVTAAAPQFLGRGFGGGFNNGFGGGFNNGFGGPGLVGLRPIGGFGGFGGGGSGAGAGTASAGFGGANAAGVGISNAFNGGFGSGSGSGVAGSSLFGGNFASGTGDGISFGK, encoded by the exons ATGAACAAG GTGTTGATCAGTCTAGCTCTCTTCCTGGCCGTGACTGCGGCTGCCCCACAATTTCTTGGCCGTGGATTCGGTGGCGGATTCAACAACGGTTTCGGAGGTGGATTCAACAACGGTTTCGGAGGACCCGGTTTAGTTGGTCTACGTCCCATTGGAGGATTCGGAGGTTTCG GAGGTGGTGGAAGTGGTGCTGGAGCTGGAACAGCATCCGCTGGTTTTGGAGGAGCCAACGCTGCGGGA GTCGGCATTTCAAATGCTTTTAACGGCGGATTTGGCTCCGGAAGTGGAAGCGGTGTGGCTGGATCAAGTCTGTTTGGTGGCAATTTCGCCTCAGGTACCGGTGATGGAATCAGCTTTGGCAAATAA
- the LOC123476810 gene encoding uncharacterized transmembrane protein DDB_G0289901-like isoform X2, which produces MAKIRLAILVAMMSYCAAKNLDFNNGNEMQSEGLTQENSNLVFGGLSSRQASACSSSSARCSCSSSAGTCSCSSTSCTCASGTCTISSNTFTITTCSNCICTTSSCNNGVCTVTGTSGTACTTGTGGTGGSGGSGGTGGTGGTGGTSGTGGTGGTSGGGGGGGGGGGGGGGGGGGGGGKK; this is translated from the exons ATGGCGAAAATTCGCTTGGCCATACTAGTCGCGATGATGTCTTACTGCGCTGCTAAAAACCTCGATTTTAATAATGGCAATGAAATGCAATCGGAGGGACTCACCCAAGAAAACTCG AATTTAGTTTTCGGTGGTCTGAGCAGCCGTCAGGCTAGTGCGTGTTCCAGTTCTAGCGCCCGATGCAGTTGTTCCAGCTCGGCAGGCACTTGCAGCTGCAGTAGCACTAGTTGTACATGCGCTAGTGGCACCTGTACCATCAGCAGCAATACTTTCACCATCACGACGTGCAGCAACTGCATCTGTACCACCAGTTCATGCAACAATGGCGTTTGCACGGTGACTGGTACTAGTGGCACGGCCTGTACCACCGGTACTGGAGGCACTGGAGGCAGTGGAGGAAGTGGAGGTACCGGAGGTACTGGAGGTACTGGTGGCACAAGCGGCACTGGTGGTACTGGTGGCACTAGCGGAGGAGGTGGAGGAGGTGGAGGAGGCGGTGGAGGCGGcggtggaggaggaggaggcggaggaggaaaaaaataa
- the LOC123476810 gene encoding keratin, type II cytoskeletal 2 epidermal-like isoform X1, protein MAKIRLAILVAMMSYCAAKNLDFNNGNEMQSEGLTQENSVQNLVFGGLSSRQASACSSSSARCSCSSSAGTCSCSSTSCTCASGTCTISSNTFTITTCSNCICTTSSCNNGVCTVTGTSGTACTTGTGGTGGSGGSGGTGGTGGTGGTSGTGGTGGTSGGGGGGGGGGGGGGGGGGGGGGKK, encoded by the exons ATGGCGAAAATTCGCTTGGCCATACTAGTCGCGATGATGTCTTACTGCGCTGCTAAAAACCTCGATTTTAATAATGGCAATGAAATGCAATCGGAGGGACTCACCCAAGAAAACTCG GTGCAGAATTTAGTTTTCGGTGGTCTGAGCAGCCGTCAGGCTAGTGCGTGTTCCAGTTCTAGCGCCCGATGCAGTTGTTCCAGCTCGGCAGGCACTTGCAGCTGCAGTAGCACTAGTTGTACATGCGCTAGTGGCACCTGTACCATCAGCAGCAATACTTTCACCATCACGACGTGCAGCAACTGCATCTGTACCACCAGTTCATGCAACAATGGCGTTTGCACGGTGACTGGTACTAGTGGCACGGCCTGTACCACCGGTACTGGAGGCACTGGAGGCAGTGGAGGAAGTGGAGGTACCGGAGGTACTGGAGGTACTGGTGGCACAAGCGGCACTGGTGGTACTGGTGGCACTAGCGGAGGAGGTGGAGGAGGTGGAGGAGGCGGTGGAGGCGGcggtggaggaggaggaggcggaggaggaaaaaaataa
- the LOC123477140 gene encoding proteoglycan 4-like — protein MQRNISHNQGPGVLHNQGPEYYTTARTTTSKAPEYYTTTYAAPYNRGSPPSTTPRRLLNTTLEAQKYYSAQSYTTTAAYYTTEAAKYYVAPNLLQPGCTVLLLKSRLTTPRLRNITLLKAITKPWRLSTTPEAPKYYSGPSYYTTAAPSYYEPVYYQAPGTTALPATTRLRLLPTTQRHPNTTPKRPSIMLLQATPRQLPLTTLLKLPCYVAPTYYSQAAPSYCAEPTYYTEAPRYYAAPEYYTEAQKYYSPPTYYREAPVLRHQGT, from the coding sequence ATGCAGCGCAACATCTCACACAACCAAGGCCCCGGAGTACTACACAACCAAGgccccgagtactacaccacggCTCGTACTACTACTAGCAAGGcccccgagtactacaccacaacgTACGCAGCTCCTTATAATAGAGGGTCCCCCCcaagtactacaccacgaaggctgctgaatactacactgGAAGCCCAGAAATACTATTCAGCTCAAAGCTACACAACCACAGCtgcctactacaccactgAGGCTGCCAAGTATTACGTTGCCCCCAACTTACTACAGCCAGGCTGCACCGTCTTATTACTCAAGAGCCgacttactacaccgaggctccgcAATATTACGCTGCTCAAGGCTATTACGAAACCGTGGCGCCTGTCTACTACACCCGAAGCACCAAAGTATTATTCTGGCCCGAGTTATTATACCACAGCTGCCCCTTCGTACTACGAACCTGTCTACTACCAAGCCCCAGGTACTACAGCGCTCCCAGCTACTACGAGACTGAGGCTCCTGCCTACTACACAAAGGCATCCGAATACTACACCAAAGCGCCCAAGTATTATGCTGCTCCAAGCTACACCACGACAGCTGCCTCTTACTACACTACTGAAGCTGCCGTGTTACGTAGCCCCGACTTACTACTCACAGGCTGCTCCTTCCTACTGTGCAGAGCcgacttactacactgaggctcctcGATACTACGCTGCTCCAGAGTACTACACAGAAGCTCAGAAATACTACTCTCCTCCGACTTATTACAGAGAAGCCCCAGTACTACGCCACCAAGGCACCTAG
- the LOC123477141 gene encoding extensin-2-like: MGRHSFSLLLAVVCWMAGLTVGGPMMGGYSYEITTPKSYYTTKADDPVLHPTYAAPSYYTEAPKYYIEESADYYTTSYASPSYYTEEPKYYTTAPPVYYAEPVHYTEAPKYYAAPSYYATEAPYYTTKAAEYYTEAVKYYSAPSYTTTAAPYYTTEAEKYYVAPTYYTTAAPSYYTEAPKYYSSSAPSYYTEAPKYYTTAAPAYYAEPTYYTTAAPAYYAEPTYYTTAASYYAEPTYYTTAPSYYAEPTYYTTAAPSYYAEPTYYTLLLHRTTPSQPTTPLLLHTTLRPRKYHTTCSILH; this comes from the exons ATGG GTCGCCATTCGTTCTCGTTGTTGTTGGCTGTCGTGTGCTGGATGGCTGGGTTAACCGTAGGTGGTCCGATGATGGGTGGATATTCTTACGAAATTACTACACCAAAGTCTTACTACACCACGAAAGCTGACGA CCCCGTACTACACCCGACATATGCGGCACCgtcttactacactgaagctccAAAGTATTACATAGAAGAAAGTGCAGACTACTACACCACAAGCTACGCATCTCCGAGTTACTACACCGAAGAACCCAAGTATTACACGACAGCGCCTCCTGTCTATTATGCTGAGCCGGTGCACTACACGGAAGCTCCGAAATATTATGCTGCTCCCAGCTATTATGCCACTGAGGCTCCTTACTACACCACTAAGGCGGCTGAGTATTACACCGAGGCTGTGAAGTATTACTCTGCTCCGAGCTACACCACTACAGCTGCACCTTACTACACCACTGAAGCTGAAAAGTATTATGTAGCTCCGacttactacaccactgctgctccttcctactacactgaggcacCAAAATATTATTCTTCTTCTGCTCCATCGTACTACACCGAAGCACcaaaatactacaccactgcaGCCCCAGCCTACTACGCCGAGCCAacctactacaccactgcaGCCCCAGCCTACTACGCCGAGCCAACCTACTACACAACTGCTGCATCGTACTACGCCGAGCCAacctactacaccactgctccCTCGTACTACGCCGAGCCAacctactacaccactgctgctcCCTCGTACTACGCCGAGCCAACTTACTACACACTGCTGCTCCATCGTACTACGCCGAGCCAgcctactacaccactgctgctccatactacactgaggccccGAAAATACCACACCACCTGCTCCAtactacactga
- the LOC123466359 gene encoding DNA-directed RNA polymerase II subunit RPB1-like — protein sequence MLVNFGTCLLFVIGSLMSRSTEAGPVRSPHSGSRYYDTATIATPNYYAEAPNYYPAPSYASTTAAPKYYTRDTVQYFGAPYYKSADTTPSYYSQYTESPIYYTPRYATTLASIYYTTDAAKYYGAAMYYTAAKPISCDGSNYYTEAPKYYPTPDPITKNGPPSSVTSPALLLASPTTTPTPTTTTPTPTTTTPAPTTTTVPTTTSPPPTTTPAPTTTTPTTTSAAIRTGPTVAAPPYYTSEAIKYYVAPAPPPFYYPDGTYYTGTPSASDDAHHYLEPIYSSFVSPGYYPEAHRSAASYYDAEAYGLHRYSKVQSGQARDYASYYAGPFKYVAQPDYVYGRGH from the exons ATGTTGG TTAATTTTGGCACGTGTCTGCTGTTTGTTATTGGCTCGTTAATGAGCCGATCAACTGAAGCTGGGCCAGTTCGCTCACCTCACTCTGGATCCCGTTACTACGACACAGCCACGATAGCAACGCCTAACTATTACGCAGAGGCTCCGAATTACTACCCCGCTCCAAGCTACGCCAGCACAACAGCTGCACCGAAATACTACACCCGTGACACTGTTCAGTATTTCGGGGCGCCATACTACAAGTCGGCCGATACTACCCCGTCTTATTATTCTCAGTACACCGAGTCTCCGATATACTACACTCCAAGATACGCTACTACACTTGCTTCTATTTACTACACCACTGATGCGGCCAAGTATTACGGAGCTGCAATGTACTACACAGCGGCTAAACCAATCTCTTGCGATGGGTCAaactactacaccgaggccccTAAGTACTACCCTACACCAGATCCTATTACTAAAAATGGACCACCCTCCAGCGTGACATCACCTGCCCTACTGCTTGCTTCACCTACCACTACACCTACCCCGACCACTACTACACCTACCCCGACCACTACTACCCCTGCTCCGACCACTACTACTGTACCAACCACTACTAGCCCTCCTCCGACTACTACCCCTGCTCCGACCACTACTACTCCGACCACAACCTCCGCCGCTATTAGAACTGGCCCAACGGTAGCCGCTCCGCCCTACTACACCAGTGAAGCAATCAAATATTACGTAGCTCCAGCTCCTCCCCCGTTTTACTACCCGGATGGAACTTACTACACCGGAACTCCGTCTGCTTCGGATGACGCTCATCACTACCTCGAGCCAATCTATTCCTCCTTCGTTTCCCCTGGCTATTACCCTGAGGCTCATCGTTCAGCCGCAAGCTACTACGATGCTGAAGCTTACGGACTTCATCGTTACAGCAAAGTTCAATCGGGACAAGCACGGGACTATGCTTCCTATTACGCGGGACCGTTCAAATACGTCGCACAACCTGATTATGTTTATGGCCGTGGTCATTGA
- the LOC116933572 gene encoding extensin-2, translated as MVLRRRKNTTLPRVRNTIPRPPTTPRRPLNIMVPTKAPEYYTTASYYTTKAPEYYTTASYYTTKAPEYYTTSSYYTTKGSEYYTTASYYTTKAAEYYGPTKKEEYYTTKAPEYYTTASYYTTKAPEYYTTASYYTTKAPEYYTTASYYTTKAPEYYTTASYYTTKAPEYYGTKAPEYYTTKKEEYYTTPASYYTTTYAAPSYYTTKAAEYYNAPVTYYTTTSAAPYYTEAPKSYTTKAPEYYSAPIYTTTAAYYTTETTKYNVAPTYYTAVPSYYAETYYTEAPSSYSALGHYEAEVPAYYTSYPEHVYYAATPEHHDTPSYYTTPYSVPIYYTEASEYTTKAPRYYTEAPKYSATSYSTASTYYTTEAAKYYVAPTYYTPPAQSYAEPTYYTEAPKYTPSYSEVPAHYPNYPQETYTTAPMYSNFQGLYAGAVPSHFGDSRYYSSYAMPKYFAEAPGYYSPSTYYDAGYPAHYSTAFGHRDRYNKHMNIRARGFYSSPERYATAAPSYYTEAPTYYTTKAVEYYTEAPKYTTKAAEYYTTTKAAEYYTEGPKYYTTKATEYYTTKAAEYKTEAPKYSQTRY; from the coding sequence ATGGTTCTACGAAGAAGGAAGAATACTACCCTACCAAGGGTTCGGAATACTATACCACGGCCTCCTACTACACCACGAAGACCGCTGAATATTATGGTACCTACCAAAGcccctgaatactacaccacggcttcttactacaccaccaaaGCCCCTGAATATTACACAACGGCTtcttactacaccaccaaggctcctgaatactacaccacatcTTCCTATTACACTACAAAGGGTTCGGAATACTACACCACGGCttcgtactacaccaccaaggccgCTGAATATTATGGTCCTACGAAGAAGGaagaatactacaccaccaaggctcctgaatactacaccacggcttcttactacaccaccaaaGCCCCGGAATATTATACTACAGCTTCCTACTACACTACCAAGGCTCCAGAATACTACACAACGGCttcctactacaccaccaaagCTCCTGAATATTACACCACGGCttcctactacaccacaaaggCTCCGGAATACTACGGAACTAAGGCACCGGAGTATTATACCACAAAGAAGGAAGAATACTACACTACACCGGCGTCTTACTACACCACTACTTATGCTGCACCttcctactacaccactaagGCTGCAGAGTACTACAATGCACCGGTCACGTACTACACAACAACATCCGCAGCTCCTtattacactgaggctcccaagtCCTACACCACGAAGGCGCCTGAATACTATTCAGCTCCAATCTACACAACTACAGCTGCCTACTACACCACAGAAACCACTAAATATAACGTTGCCCCCACCTACTACACAGCTGTTCCTTCTTACTACGCTGAAacttactacaccgaagctccGAGTTCTTATTCAGCCTTGGGTCATTATGAGGCTGAAGTACCAGCCTACTACACTTCCTACCCCGAGCATGTTTACTATGCTGCAACTCCAGAACATCACGACACtcctagctactacaccactCCATACTCAGTTCCCatctactacactgaagcttCTGAATACACCACCAAGGCCCCGCGgtactacactgaagctccCAAATATTCAGCCACAAGCTACTCCACAGCTTCAACTTACTACACCACCGAAGCGGCCAAGTATTACGTTGCCCCAACTTACTACACCCCGCCTGCTCAGTCTTATGCTGAGCCaacttactacaccgaggctccgaAATACACTCCAAGCTACAGTGAAGTGCCAGCACACTACCCCAACTACCCCCAGGAAACCTACACCACAGCTCCAATGTATTCGAATTTCCAGGGACTTTACGCCGGTGCTGTTCCTTCTCACTTTGGTGATTCGCGCTACTACTCTTCGTATGCCATGCCGAAATACTTTGCTGAAGCTCCTGGTTACTACTCCCCTTCAACCTACTACGATGCTGGATATCCTGCTCACTACTCCACGGCGTTTGGACACCGAGATCGTTATAACAAGCACATGAACATCAGGGCTCGTGGATTTTATTCATCTCCTGAGCGCTACGCAACTGCAGCTCCTTCgtactacaccgaggccccgacgtactacaccaccaaggcagTTGAGTACTACACCGAAGCCCCGAAATACACCACTAAAGCCGcggagtactacaccactaccAAGGcagctgaatactacaccgaGGGTCCgaaatactacaccactaagGCGAcagaatactacaccaccaaggcagCCGAGTACAAAACAGAAGCTCCAAAATATTCGCAAACTCGTTATTAA
- the LOC116933571 gene encoding uncharacterized protein LOC116933571 produces the protein MADLLPFRLMTSSSRTKFSELHITALKTYAVIKQDDPVLLHFSPASRRVKMGGSALCKTLAVICLLANLLEPIESLPLPTTTTEPPSISPDSMADASDDVATTESNDSSGQPAPPSIASHVYAILTIFHNPTSPPDSVRTTTDDPNAISSPVVSSSTASLSEDNCSSEAVDLGPCRKRTASFDGLAGAVFSYLNDHVRRSLMEATSPSRSSDAWRFTNVEQVGHAVEEASSDSLGSGDAPTDVDDVAGQHDSSKPQTSTLPTTNI, from the exons atggCTGACCTGTTGCCCTTTAGGCTGATGACGTCATCATCACGGACGAAATTCTCGGAATTGCACATAACGGCCTTGAAAACGTACGCCGTTATAAAGCAAGACGATCCAGTTTTGCTGCACTTCTCGCCTGCCAGTCGTCGCGTCAAAATGG GTGGCTCTGCACTGTGCAAAACGTTGGCTGTCATTTGTTTGTTGGCCAATTTATTGGAGCCCATCGAGTCGTTGCCACTGCCCACCACCACCACGGAACCTCCGTCCATTTCACCTGATTCGATGGCGGACGCATCCGATGACGTCGCGACGACGGAATCTAACGACTCTTCCGGCCAACCGGCCCCTCCTTCGATTGCTTCGCACGTGTACGCCATTCTGACCATTTTCCATAATCCAACATCTCCACCGGATTCGGTGAGGACGACCACCGATGATCCGAACGCCATCTCCTCACCTGTGGTGTCTTCGTCAACAGCAAGTCTTTCGGAGGATAACTGCTCGTCTGAGGCTGTTGATTTGGGACCGTGCCGCAAGAGGACGGCTTCGTTTGACGGCCTGGCCGGTGCcgtgttttcttatttaaacGATCACGTTCGCAGGAGTTTGATGGAAGCGACGAGTCCTTCCCGATCGTCGGACGCGTGGCGCTTTACGAATGTGGAACAAGTTGGACATGCCGTTGAGGAGGCCTCATCCGATTCGCTGGGCTCAGGTGATGCCCCGACGGACGTTGATGACGTGGCTGGCCAGCACGATTCCAGTAAACCACAAACCAGTACCCTACCGACAACCAACATTTAA
- the LOC116932213 gene encoding uncharacterized protein LOC116932213 encodes MAFIRFFVIAVLISNCAADLIDKDIDYAVSAQWSKFMARLTRTLGHQQPKERELNLPEERPTVDERQDAADNTASDGTKASSSTDVKASRSSSSSSSSSSSSGSVAIATTIVILAVAAQAVRAVAVAAVAAVAVARNMSTRSCNK; translated from the exons ATGGCCTTCATTCGTTTCTTCGTCATAGCAGTTTTGATTTCAAACTGCGCTGCTGATTTAATCGACAAAGACATCGATTATGCCGTTAGTGCGCAATGGTCAAAGTTTATG GCTCGACTGACGAGAACGCTAGGCCATCAACAACCCAAAGAACGTGAACTGAATTTGCCCGAAGAAAGGCCTACTGTCGATGAACGACAAGACGCTGCTGACAACACGGCGAGCGATGGAACTAAAGCCTCTAGCAGTACCGATGTTAAAGCCAGCAGGAGCAGTAGCAGTAgcagcagtagcagtagcaGTAGCGGTAGCGTAGCAATAGCAACAACAATAGTAATACTAGCAGTAGCAGCACAGGCGGTTCGAGCAGTAGCAGTAGCAGCAGTAGCAGCAGTAGCAGTGGCTAGAAACATGTCAACAAGATCATGCAATAAATGA
- the LOC116934784 gene encoding keratin, type II cytoskeletal 68 kDa, component IB-like isoform X2, translating into MNKVLISLALFLAVTAAAPQFLGRGFGGGFNNGFGGGFNNGFGGPGLVGLRPIGGFGGFGGGSGAGAGTASAGFGGANAAGVGISNAFNGGFGSGSGSGVAGSSLFGGNFASGTGDGISFGK; encoded by the exons ATGAACAAG GTGTTGATCAGTCTAGCTCTCTTCCTGGCCGTGACTGCGGCTGCCCCACAATTTCTTGGCCGTGGATTCGGTGGCGGATTCAACAACGGTTTCGGAGGTGGATTCAACAACGGTTTCGGAGGACCCGGTTTAGTTGGTCTACGTCCCATTGGAGGATTCGGAGGTTTCG GTGGTGGAAGTGGTGCTGGAGCTGGAACAGCATCCGCTGGTTTTGGAGGAGCCAACGCTGCGGGA GTCGGCATTTCAAATGCTTTTAACGGCGGATTTGGCTCCGGAAGTGGAAGCGGTGTGGCTGGATCAAGTCTGTTTGGTGGCAATTTCGCCTCAGGTACCGGTGATGGAATCAGCTTTGGCAAATAA